CAAAGAAAAGTTAAACACGGGATGTTAAACTATCGACAAGTGATACTTGCTTTGACAGTCAGGAGATTCAAATGTAAACACTGTCAGAAAGTATTTACAGAAACTTTCCCGGGGATTAATAGAGATCAATCATCAGCTAATTTAAAAATTCAAATGTTAGATTGGCTCAGACGTAATAGTTTTAATTTCATTGGTGAACAATTCAATGTTTCTCCATCCACCTTAGTACGCTATGTGTTGAAAATGAATGGCGATATTAATATTAATTGGCGTACAGCTAATGTCACTAAACTCGGAATTGATGAACATAGTTTTCGGGGTCATTATCTCATTATCACTATCACTGACTTATCAAACAAAAAACTACTCGCTGTTTTGAAGTCAGATAGCCAGGAGACACTAGCTAGATTTATTCGCGAAATACCCGAGGAATATAGGGAGAAAATAGAGGAAGTATGTACTGACTTGCGTTCTAGCTACAAAACAGTGGTAGAGAAGCTACTCTCTCATGCTGATTTAACAGCAGATAGATTTCACGTCGAGACTCTAGCCAGAAGAGCTCTGGATGAGATTAGAACAGTAGTCCAGGAAGAAGGTGCAGGGTCTAGAATGAATCTAAAAAAACTATTGTGGGTCAATGGAGATGCTTTGGGTGAATATGAGAAAGAGAGACTGGATATGGCTTTTCAAAAATACGAAAAGTATCCAGTTTTAAAACAGGCCTACATTATTAAAGAGAAGATAATATTTATGTATCGGGCACATAGTATTGAGGAGGCAGAGAAAAGATTCAACCATGTTATGTTGTTATTGGAGACTCCAGAATATAGTCGTTATTTACGAACACTACATGCTACATTAAAAAAATGGAGAATCCCAATTTTGAATTATTTCAAAAATAAAACAACCAACGGTTTTACCGAAGGTTGTCATACGAAGATTAAGATGATCAAGAGAGTCAGTTACGGATTTAGGAATATAGATAACTATATTGCCAAAATGACTCTGGCCTTTTTACCACTTTCTTTCATATTAAACTATCACACTGTTTGACGGGGAGCCGAAAAAAAGCCACCGTAGGTTCACGGTGGCTTTGAATTTTAATACATATAATAGATTATTGGAGCAGAGTATTTATATCCGCTCACTCCAATATAGTCCAGTGTGGTAATTCTTCCATCATTATCGAGATCTGCTCTTTCAAATTGTTCGAAAGAATAGTCTTTCAAGAATGTTGAACTGACTCTTGCTCTCAGCATAGCTCTTGCTAGAGTGGTATCGCTTGTGTCTACTGTTACGTCAACAATATCAGTTCCGTCATCAACGTTTCCAGTTAGGTTACCTGGGAGATAATAATACACAGTACTGACAGATTCCTCTCCGTTTGAATAAACATTTACCAGGGAGATAAATACTCCATTTGGTTCCATCTCCGGAGTAATTGTTAGTACGTACTCATCTTCTCCTAGGTTCAGCTTTGTGCTCTCATAAAACACAGGGTTTTCAATCTCATTCCAATCCTTGTCGACAGTAGCACCTTCGTATGTTTTTGCTACTTTCCATTTACGTAGAAGGGGAGTAGAAACATAATCTTCAATTCCGATGACTAAATCATGTATTGGATAGAAGGCTATTCCATCAGGTGATGTTTCTCGAAGTTCTTTAAACTTCATTTCTGATGGTGGATATTCTGGATTCGAAAGACTTATGCTATTTATTGCTACCTCATAAGTAGCAATATCACCTTCTTGTCCAGATCCTCTTTCGCCATATTCGACAACAAACTCATAATAGCTTGAAGCCTTTGTCATGGCTACTGAATCTGCATACCCTTTGAAGGAATAGTCAACAAAGAAGTATTTTTCTGTCGAAATCCTTTCGCCTGTTGAAATGTCACGAGCATAAAACCTGAAAGGCGATTGGTCATTTACCAGTGGATCTGGTGAACCTCCGTCGGAGAAAAATAGATTAGCATCAAAATTAATGAGGTCACCTATGAGTACTCCTCCAGACCTGTATTCAGTAAAACTGAGTGATGAAGGATCAGTTATTTCAGCTTTGATGGTTCCACCGCTGGTTAGATACACTCCATTGAACGTAAAATCGTTAGTTGATATTTCATACACCAATGGTCTTGATCCAACAGCATTAGAGAAGACGCTCTCGTTTCCATCGCTGTCGTATGCAGAGACTGCAAAGTATTGCCAGCTGTAGTCTTCTAGTCCAGTGATTTGGAATGTCAAAACATTTCCAACGTCTTCAACTGTGATGTTGAAGTCATTTTTATCTCCAGCTAAAAGAGTTGTGAAGCTATCACAGTAATATATTTTATACCCTGCAACGTTGCTGGGGCTTTCGTCCCAGGACAAGGTTACGATTTTTGCTTGTGCAAAAACTGGAAATAAAAACAAAACGATTGCCAACAATAATAATAATCTTTTCATGTGTGTCTCCTTTTTGTATGTGTGCCAAGATAGGCATTATAAATGAACAACGATTGTTGTCTATTATAGTACATACAAAAAGGTAATACTATAATAGAAATTTTAATATACTTTATTTTAATGTTTTTGTCAAGTGTTATTGTCTTTTTAATGTAACCAATAAAACCATATAATAAAATTATAATAATTGTTTAATGTTAGCTATAAAATACTTATTAAATGATTAATTAACTGCTAATGATTTTATTAGTTATAACTAATATTGACAAATATGTCAAAATATGCTATGATTGAAAATTAAATAAGTAAATTAATTATTATAAATAATTTTATGAAAATTAGAAAAAGAATTTTAAACACAATTTTGATTCTATCTTTGATCTTAGGCATCATGCCTACAATAAAAGCTCAAGGAGCTGGAGAGAATTTAACTATTAATCCAGTTATTATAAATGCTCAATATAATCAATCTGATATTATAGTACCATTCTATGTTAGTAATACAGAAGATTTATTAAATATTGTTTTCACGGTTTCTTATGATAACTCTTTAGTGGAGTATATAGGAATAGATGAGGATGATGTTGGTCAGTTTGCTAAATCAAGTTGTAATCAGTATTTTTATTTAGCGGACACAGATGTTAATCAGGTTGAAGTTACTGTTTCAAGATCAAGTTGTGGAGCAATCGATGTAGATTCAGAAATAAAAGTGATTGATCTTCATTTTTCATCTTTGGGGGTCGTTGGAAGTTCTCTTATATCAGTTTCTGCAATAGCACACGATTCAACTGGCACAACAACTATAGCTGGTTTCGATGCTGGTCATGGTGATTTAATTATAAATCCTGCTCCAACCCCAGAAGTAAATATCACTCCAAACCCAGATACTATAAACATCGGAGATGCTTCTGATTTAACTATCTCAGTTAACGATGCTCTAGATATGTTTGGCTTCTATGCTGATGTCACTTATGATCCAGCAGTGCTTAGCTACAATCTAGACTCTGAAATTATTGGGACAGAATTGGTTTCTGGAAATTGGACAGTTTTTGTTGACTTTATTGAACCAGGTCTTTTGAGTGTTCTAGCTGATGCTGACATGGATGCCTTGAACGGAGACTTGGATATTATTACTTTAAACTTTGATTCAATTGCAGACGGACAGTCAGATATTATATTTGCTGACCAAGGAATATTCACACTAATGACTGATTCAAATTATGATCCAATTGATGCTAATTGGAATAATGGAAGTGTTGTTGTGGAAGTGCCAGATACCACCGCTCCAGTAATTACCTTAATCGGTTCTTCAGCTATAGAATTAACTGTAGGTGATGATTATGATGATGCTGGTGCTACGGCTCTTGATGATATTGATGGTGATATTACAACTAATATTG
This portion of the Patescibacteria group bacterium genome encodes:
- a CDS encoding ISL3 family transposase; its protein translation is MKKSIIKMLNLQGVLIGKINISEEKNEIIIPCRSPRRMIRCPICDNSSKRVHQVSQRKVKHGMLNYRQVILALTVRRFKCKHCQKVFTETFPGINRDQSSANLKIQMLDWLRRNSFNFIGEQFNVSPSTLVRYVLKMNGDININWRTANVTKLGIDEHSFRGHYLIITITDLSNKKLLAVLKSDSQETLARFIREIPEEYREKIEEVCTDLRSSYKTVVEKLLSHADLTADRFHVETLARRALDEIRTVVQEEGAGSRMNLKKLLWVNGDALGEYEKERLDMAFQKYEKYPVLKQAYIIKEKIIFMYRAHSIEEAEKRFNHVMLLLETPEYSRYLRTLHATLKKWRIPILNYFKNKTTNGFTEGCHTKIKMIKRVSYGFRNIDNYIAKMTLAFLPLSFILNYHTV